The genomic window GCCTGTGGCATAGTGCAGATTGAGATAAGGGACAAAAGTCCTCAAAGGGAGGTTAAAAAGACACAAACGCCTCAAGAGAGAAAGCCAACTACTCAGCAAAGGGAAGAGCCTACTACAAAACCTCAAGGAGAAACTCTTAGAGTTGCCATGCCTGTAAGGGGTAAAATTGCACGCACTGAAAGAGGATATTTTATTACCACTTCCTGCGATGAGTTTTTTAGGTCTGTGAGCAACGGTAGAGTTTTGTATGCGGGGGATGACATAAGGAATATGGGTTGGGTGGTTATGGTGGACTCGGAAGATGGGTATATATATGTGTATGCAAGGGCAGGCGGTTCGCTGGTGAAGAAAGGAGAGACGGTAAGAAGGGGACAGCCTTTGGGTAGGGTGGGGAACTCTGGGGATAGTTGCGGTATTCTCTTTGAGGTTAGAGACCAAGAGGGAAGACCAGTAAACTTTGAGCTTGTGATATAATCTCTTAAAAGTTCTGGAGGACAAGAATGGCAAAGGTTTATTATGACCAAGATGCAAGCCTTGAGCCATTGATTGGAAAAACTGTTGCCATACTTGGTTATGGAAGCCAAGGGCATGCTCATGCACTCAATCTCAGAGACAGCGGTATAAGGGTTGTTATAGGTCTCTATGAGGGCAGTAGGTCTAAGGCAAAGGCTATAGCGGATGGTTTTCCTGTTTTAACACCGGAGAGAGCAACCCAAGAAGCGGACATAATAATGTTCCTAACACCAGATACAGTCCAGCCACAGCTATACAAAGAGAGTGTTGAGCCTTTTCTTGACAGCTCAAAGAGCCTTGCCTTTGCACATGGGTTTAACATACATTTCAGACAGATAGTCCCACCAAGGGATGTGGACGTGTTTATGGTAGCACCAAAGGGTCCAGGACACCTTGTAAGGTGGATGTATGAAGAAGGCAAAGGTGTTCCAGCTCTTATTGCGGTCTATCAAGATGCCTCTGGCACTTGCAAAGAAAAAGCTCTCGCATACGCAAAGGCACTGGGTGCCACAAGGGCAGGTGTAATAGAGACTACCTTCAAGGAAGAAACAGAAACGGACCTCTTTGGAGAGCAGTCAGTTTTATGTGGTGGAGTCACTGCACTTATAAAGGCTGGCTTTGAAACCCTTGTAGAGGCTGGATATCAGCCAGAAGTTGCCTACTTTGAATGCCTTCATGAATTAAAGCTCATAGTAGACCTCATATACCAATACGGAATAGCAGGTATGAGGTATTCTATCTCCGACACCGCCAAGTATGGAGATGTGACAAGAGGAGACAGAATATACAAAGCGGTCAAGCCTCTCATGAAGAGCATACTTGAGGAAATACAGAGGGGTGAGTTTGCCAGGGAGTGGATTTTGGAAAACCAAGCGGGAAGACCAGTCTTTAATGCCTTGCTTGAAAGAGACAGGCATCATCTTATAGAAAAGGTAGGTGAAGAGCTAAGACGCATGATGCCTTGGATTACAGGAAAGGAGCTTAAATGAACCTCACAAAGAAAAGGGAAAGCCTAAAAAGGGTCTATCAGCCAGTGGGTGTTGCCCTCTATAGGCTCCACCTTCCCCCTAATTTTATAACCCTTATGTCTGTTGCCCTTGGTATGGCTTCCGCCTATGCCTTCTATCATGGCAAACTTCTCACCGCTGCGAGCCTTCTTTTGCTTTCTGGTCTTTTTGACCTTGCGGATGGTATGGTGGCAAGGCTATCAGACAAAACGTCAAAGTTTGGAGCGGTCTTTGACTGGCTTGCGGACAAATGGGTGGACGGCTTTGTATTGGGAACTGTGGGATACTTTTACGCAGGACCCCTTACCGCAATAACTGTGGTGACCGCATCCATGCTCCACTCCTTTATAAAACCTGTGGTATACGCAGAAATAGGCTACAAAGAAAGGGTCAAGGGCAAGATAAAAGACCCCCTTGAAGGTGTAGGTTTTTTTGGAAGACCAGAAACTCACATTACACTTATTATCTTTACGATTTTGGAAAGGTTTAATGCACCCCTCGGTCTTGAGTTTGGAATAAAGCTCATAGCGGTGCTCACTATGGCTTCCTTGCTTTTGAGAATTTTATACCTGTATAGGCACTATGGGAGAGAATACGAATGAGACCCTATGTGATAATTGTCTCTGAAGTTAGCGTTGATGGAAAGCTAACCCTATACAGGGGTGCTTCCAGTAAGGAGTTAATGACGCTAATGGACCAAGAAGCCTATAGATATCTTCATGAGATAAGGGCAAAGGTGGATGGCATAATGGTGGGATGTGAAACGGTTAGGACGGACAATCCCAGCTTGACAGTTAGGTATGTGGAGGGTAAAAACCCCACAAGGATAATACCTTGCTCCACCGCCAACGTGCCACTGGATGCCAACATTTTCTCAAAGGATGCACCAACCATAATAGTTACCACAAACAGAGCTCCGGCAGAAAGAGTGCAAAAGATAAGGTCAATAGGTGCGGAGGTGCTTGTGGTAGGTGAAGACCTCGTAGACTTTGAAAGGCTTATGCCTATTCTCTATGAGAGGGGTATAAGAAGTCTTATGGTGGAGGGTGGTGCTTCCATAAACTGGGAGCTTATAAGAAGAGGATTTGTGGACGAGATAAGACTTATACACCTTCCTGTGATAGTGGGCGGGGAGAATGTTCCTACGCTTGTGGGTGGTGAAGGCTTTAAAAGCCTAAGAAACTTACTTCATCTTAGGCTTAGGTCTCACTTCAAGAGAGGCAAACATCTCATAACTGAGTGGGAAGTGGTCAAATAGCTAATCTCTGTTGAATACCATACTTTCCTTAAAGGCTTTTTCAAAGGCTTGTGGGTCTTTGCAAACTACAAAAACTTCTTGCACGGAAGTGCCCATCTTATAGAGTAGCTTGTAGCCCGAATTGGTTCTGTATTTTAGAAAAAGTCCCTTTGAGCCTCTTCCCCCGTTTTGCCTGCTTATCCTTCCCGGTATTATGGACTTTACACAGTCCATACGAGATAGTCTTTCTAAATACTCCTCCAAGCCCTCTAAGAGGTGGTGTTCTATTTTTACTTTGGCTTTCCTATGCTTTGCCATAGTTTAAAATTATATGGTGGTTTTTGCAAACAGGGAAGAAGCGGGTAAGTTGCTTGGAGAGTATCTCAAGGCTAAGGGACTTAAGGTTGACTTAGTTCTTGGTATTCCAAGAGGTGGTGTGGTAGTGGCAAAGGAGGTTTCAAAGGCTCTCCATGTACCCATGAGTCTTCTAATAGTGAGAAAGCTCGGGGTTCTCTCAAATCCTGAGCTTGCCTTTGGAGCTATAGACCCAGAAGGTCGCATATACACGGACAGATGGACCGTAGAATATTTTAGGCTTTCCCAGGAGGAAATAAAGAGAGTGGCGGAGGAAGAGCTAAAAAAGATAAGGGAAAGGGAAGAAAAATTTTTAAAGGG from Aquificaceae bacterium includes these protein-coding regions:
- a CDS encoding 2,5-diamino-6-(ribosylamino)-4(3H)-pyrimidinone 5'-phosphate reductase; this encodes MRPYVIIVSEVSVDGKLTLYRGASSKELMTLMDQEAYRYLHEIRAKVDGIMVGCETVRTDNPSLTVRYVEGKNPTRIIPCSTANVPLDANIFSKDAPTIIVTTNRAPAERVQKIRSIGAEVLVVGEDLVDFERLMPILYERGIRSLMVEGGASINWELIRRGFVDEIRLIHLPVIVGGENVPTLVGGEGFKSLRNLLHLRLRSHFKRGKHLITEWEVVK
- a CDS encoding CDP-alcohol phosphatidyltransferase family protein encodes the protein MNLTKKRESLKRVYQPVGVALYRLHLPPNFITLMSVALGMASAYAFYHGKLLTAASLLLLSGLFDLADGMVARLSDKTSKFGAVFDWLADKWVDGFVLGTVGYFYAGPLTAITVVTASMLHSFIKPVVYAEIGYKERVKGKIKDPLEGVGFFGRPETHITLIIFTILERFNAPLGLEFGIKLIAVLTMASLLLRILYLYRHYGREYE
- the ilvC gene encoding ketol-acid reductoisomerase, which codes for MAKVYYDQDASLEPLIGKTVAILGYGSQGHAHALNLRDSGIRVVIGLYEGSRSKAKAIADGFPVLTPERATQEADIIMFLTPDTVQPQLYKESVEPFLDSSKSLAFAHGFNIHFRQIVPPRDVDVFMVAPKGPGHLVRWMYEEGKGVPALIAVYQDASGTCKEKALAYAKALGATRAGVIETTFKEETETDLFGEQSVLCGGVTALIKAGFETLVEAGYQPEVAYFECLHELKLIVDLIYQYGIAGMRYSISDTAKYGDVTRGDRIYKAVKPLMKSILEEIQRGEFAREWILENQAGRPVFNALLERDRHHLIEKVGEELRRMMPWITGKELK
- a CDS encoding phosphoribosyltransferase family protein translates to MVVFANREEAGKLLGEYLKAKGLKVDLVLGIPRGGVVVAKEVSKALHVPMSLLIVRKLGVLSNPELAFGAIDPEGRIYTDRWTVEYFRLSQEEIKRVAEEELKKIREREEKFLKGKELDVKDKAVLVVDDGIATGQTVIAGVEYLKRKGAKRVLVAVPVCPLESMRKLKEYVDEVYCLHTSESGSFAVGMFYRDFRQVEDSEVEELLKDGVL
- a CDS encoding M23 family metallopeptidase, producing the protein MKPIAFLLLTFLSACGIVQIEIRDKSPQREVKKTQTPQERKPTTQQREEPTTKPQGETLRVAMPVRGKIARTERGYFITTSCDEFFRSVSNGRVLYAGDDIRNMGWVVMVDSEDGYIYVYARAGGSLVKKGETVRRGQPLGRVGNSGDSCGILFEVRDQEGRPVNFELVI
- a CDS encoding DUF2103 domain-containing protein, which translates into the protein MAKHRKAKVKIEHHLLEGLEEYLERLSRMDCVKSIIPGRISRQNGGRGSKGLFLKYRTNSGYKLLYKMGTSVQEVFVVCKDPQAFEKAFKESMVFNRD